From a single Coleofasciculus chthonoplastes PCC 7420 genomic region:
- a CDS encoding ComEC/Rec2 family competence protein produces MFLSYRIGLETRSSYAMNLASGSLLSGAYILALLSTAVVGLPTRTVTWQEYSLLILSVIGIGIICAIAFPRIWRTGPRPRLWLTASLIAVIALLYVQLRLPQPESNDISQFVSSSAQGQVVTIQGNVETVPRLTRSQKGQFWLEATQLTELESNENRGTTTRGVTGKLYVTVPLLQSTGLFPGQTISVTGVLYKPKPAANPGGFDFATYLTKEGAFAGLSGRQVSFPDENQESTWGWWMLRQRIIHAQVRQLGSPTGLLLSSIVLGRKAVDLPYDIRDLFIQTGFAHVLAASGFHVSLILGSV; encoded by the coding sequence TTGTTTCTTTCATACCGTATTGGTTTGGAAACCCGGTCTAGCTATGCGATGAATCTTGCCAGTGGTTCCCTACTGAGTGGGGCTTATATTCTTGCCCTATTGTCTACAGCCGTTGTCGGCTTGCCTACTCGTACTGTCACCTGGCAAGAGTATAGTCTTTTAATCCTGAGTGTAATCGGGATAGGCATAATTTGTGCGATCGCGTTCCCCAGAATTTGGCGCACCGGACCTCGACCGAGATTATGGTTGACCGCTAGCCTGATTGCGGTGATCGCCCTTCTCTATGTGCAACTGCGATTACCTCAACCTGAATCCAATGACATCAGTCAATTTGTTTCTAGTTCGGCGCAAGGGCAAGTTGTCACCATTCAAGGTAACGTCGAAACCGTTCCTCGGCTGACGCGATCGCAGAAGGGGCAATTTTGGCTAGAAGCTACCCAACTCACTGAACTGGAAAGTAATGAAAATCGGGGCACAACGACGCGAGGTGTCACCGGTAAGTTATATGTAACGGTTCCTTTATTGCAATCGACGGGTCTTTTTCCAGGTCAAACTATTTCCGTCACAGGTGTTTTATATAAACCCAAACCCGCAGCCAATCCTGGCGGCTTTGATTTTGCCACCTATTTAACCAAGGAAGGCGCGTTTGCTGGCTTAAGTGGGCGACAAGTCAGTTTTCCCGACGAAAATCAAGAATCAACATGGGGATGGTGGATGTTACGCCAACGTATTATCCATGCCCAAGTGCGTCAGCTAGGAAGTCCCACTGGTCTACTTTTGAGTTCAATTGTATTGGGACGCAAAGCCGTCGATTTACCCTATGATATTCGCGACCTATTTATTCAAACCGGATTCGCTCATGTCTTGGCAGCCTCTGGGTTTCATGTGTCGTTGATTTTGGGTTCAGTATAG
- a CDS encoding ComEC/Rec2 family competence protein, translated as MYYYYYICCDLFRAAILALTKRWGTKTQFGIGLTALLIYVGLTGLQPSVLRAAIMGVGALVALLTHRQVKPLGSLLLAATILLIINPLWIWDLGFQLSFLATLGLLVTVPPLVKNLDWLPSVIAALIAVPLAALLWTLPLQLYVFGMIAPYSVVANIIGTPLISLISLGGFLSALVALISPLAGSAIAGLLYYPLQGLLELVRFLNALPASSVALGTISLMQLLLLYGLIGITCISSRVQMRGIFVGVIALTIIALPIWQTRLEQFQVTVLVADQEQVLVIQDQGQVTLVNSGETDTANFTILPFLQKQGVNQVDWAVAVDSQPRFRSGWVPILESLPVKRFYDLAHSEPLPTDTQAIAEAVQSQNGIYEVVSTEQRLAVGATGSGEKTTIELIKAQPPIVQLQIKDRTWLLLGDMPPDEQNQFAQRDNLPQIQVLWWSGEPLTPRLVDVLQPKVAIASAEVIEPQAAKLLQNAQIELYWTGRDGAIQWTPEQGFETTLEANRTDAALF; from the coding sequence ATGTATTATTACTATTATATCTGTTGCGACCTATTTAGGGCTGCTATATTAGCGTTAACCAAACGGTGGGGAACAAAAACGCAATTTGGGATTGGACTCACAGCGTTACTGATTTATGTTGGCTTAACAGGTTTACAACCGTCAGTTCTACGAGCTGCGATTATGGGAGTAGGCGCATTAGTGGCGCTGCTGACTCATCGACAAGTTAAACCCTTAGGTTCTCTATTACTTGCCGCGACGATTTTGTTGATTATCAATCCGTTGTGGATTTGGGATTTAGGCTTTCAGTTAAGCTTTTTAGCAACACTGGGATTGCTAGTAACCGTACCTCCCTTAGTTAAGAACCTTGACTGGTTACCTTCAGTCATTGCTGCTTTAATCGCCGTTCCCTTAGCCGCACTGTTGTGGACATTACCCTTACAACTGTATGTTTTCGGCATGATTGCCCCCTACAGTGTGGTTGCCAATATTATCGGCACACCCTTGATTAGCTTAATTAGCTTGGGGGGTTTTCTGAGTGCCTTAGTCGCATTAATTTCACCCTTAGCCGGTAGCGCGATCGCGGGATTGCTGTACTATCCTCTTCAAGGCTTGCTGGAACTGGTGCGATTTTTAAATGCTTTACCCGCTAGTTCAGTCGCCCTCGGTACAATTTCCCTGATGCAGTTACTGCTGCTTTATGGCTTAATTGGCATCACTTGTATCAGTTCGCGTGTGCAGATGCGAGGCATATTCGTCGGTGTAATCGCCTTAACCATTATTGCCCTACCCATTTGGCAAACCCGGCTAGAACAGTTTCAAGTTACTGTTTTAGTGGCTGATCAAGAACAGGTTTTAGTGATTCAGGATCAGGGTCAAGTGACGCTTGTCAATAGTGGAGAAACCGATACCGCGAATTTTACTATCCTGCCTTTTTTGCAAAAGCAAGGGGTTAATCAGGTGGATTGGGCGGTTGCGGTTGATTCACAACCTCGTTTTCGGAGTGGTTGGGTGCCAATATTGGAAAGTTTACCCGTTAAGCGGTTTTATGACTTAGCCCATTCAGAACCGTTACCCACTGATACACAGGCGATCGCAGAGGCGGTTCAATCCCAAAATGGAATTTATGAAGTCGTTTCAACGGAACAACGTTTAGCAGTTGGTGCTACGGGTTCTGGAGAAAAAACGACGATCGAATTAATCAAAGCCCAACCTCCTATCGTACAGCTTCAAATTAAGGATCGAACCTGGTTACTCTTGGGAGATATGCCACCCGATGAGCAAAATCAATTCGCTCAACGGGATAATTTGCCTCAAATTCAAGTGCTATGGTGGTCTGGTGAACCTCTCACGCCTCGATTGGTAGACGTACTCCAACCCAAAGTGGCGATCGCGTCGGCGGAAGTCATCGAACCCCAAGCCGCCAAACTCCTACAAAATGCTCAGATTGAATTGTACTGGACTGGGCGTGATGGGGCGATTCAGTGGACACCTGAACAGGGCTTTGAAACCACCTTGGAGGCTAACCGTACTGATGCGGCGCTTTTTTGA
- the glyQ gene encoding glycine--tRNA ligase subunit alpha gives MNFQSVIATLHQFWSDRGCLIAQPYDIEKGAGTKNPHTFLRSIGDEPWSVAYVEPCRRPTDGRYGENPNRFQHYYQYQVLIKPSPNTIQEIYLDSLRALGIHPEDHDIRFVEDNWEDATVGAWGTGWEVWLDGMEITQFTYFQQCGGVDCRPVSIEITYGLERISMYLQGVDAMTKIQWNDHLNYGDVHLQGEIEQCTYNFEASNPDLLLTLFGLYEQEAKQLIDRSLVLPSLDYVLKCSHTFNLLDARGVISVTERTRYIGRIRNLARRVAQLYLQQREGLGFPLKSSSPSQTLSV, from the coding sequence GTGAATTTTCAGTCTGTAATTGCTACGTTACACCAGTTCTGGAGCGATCGCGGTTGCCTGATTGCTCAACCCTATGACATTGAAAAAGGTGCCGGAACCAAAAACCCACACACGTTTCTCAGATCCATTGGCGATGAACCTTGGTCAGTAGCTTACGTGGAACCTTGCCGACGACCAACCGATGGACGCTACGGAGAAAATCCCAATCGCTTTCAACACTATTACCAGTATCAAGTCCTGATTAAACCCTCACCCAACACAATTCAAGAAATTTATCTGGATTCCCTCCGGGCTTTAGGCATTCATCCTGAAGATCATGATATTCGCTTTGTCGAGGATAACTGGGAAGATGCCACTGTCGGAGCCTGGGGAACGGGTTGGGAAGTGTGGTTGGATGGCATGGAGATCACCCAATTTACCTACTTCCAGCAATGCGGTGGCGTAGATTGTCGCCCGGTTTCCATCGAAATTACCTATGGGTTAGAACGAATCTCCATGTATCTACAAGGAGTCGATGCGATGACCAAAATCCAGTGGAATGACCACCTTAACTACGGCGATGTTCACCTCCAAGGTGAAATAGAGCAATGTACCTATAATTTTGAAGCCTCTAACCCCGACTTATTATTGACACTGTTTGGTTTGTACGAACAAGAAGCCAAGCAACTCATTGATAGAAGCCTTGTCTTACCCAGTCTTGACTATGTTCTCAAATGTTCTCATACATTCAATTTGCTGGATGCCAGAGGTGTGATTTCGGTAACGGAACGGACACGCTATATTGGCAGGATTCGCAACCTAGCCAGACGAGTGGCACAACTTTACTTACAGCAACGAGAAGGATTAGGATTTCCGCTCAAGTCATCATCTCCCTCTCAAACGTTATCGGTTTAG
- a CDS encoding IS630 family transposase: MNIIDELANFINQTKETKEIKRALAVKMILEGKSYREVKEILKVSHSFISQWKNQALFQGVESLKLQYKGRAGYLKSEEKEQTIQWLREQDYLRLSDLQKYLQEQYNVVFESNQSYYSLFKEAQVSWKKTQKKNPAKNDELVKAKKKEIEARLEKWKPEIEAGSRTVLMLDECHLLWGDLLGYAWGRTDARIEVPLKNEKERQTYYGALDYQTKEFIVKEYKSGNSENTIDFIEYLQRKRPGKKLSIFWDGATYHDSKQFREYLKTINQDLSEEDWLISCTKFAPNAPEQNPVEDIWLQVKTFIRQFYHLCSSFKIVKWLFKFFADGQIFDFPKIFQYGKLPQSI, from the coding sequence ATGAACATTATAGATGAATTGGCTAATTTTATCAATCAGACAAAAGAGACCAAAGAAATTAAAAGAGCCTTGGCGGTAAAAATGATTTTGGAAGGAAAATCTTATCGTGAAGTCAAAGAAATATTAAAAGTTTCTCACAGTTTTATCAGCCAATGGAAAAATCAAGCGCTTTTTCAGGGTGTAGAAAGTTTAAAGCTTCAATATAAAGGTAGAGCAGGTTACTTAAAATCTGAAGAAAAAGAGCAAACAATTCAGTGGTTGAGAGAACAAGATTATCTAAGATTATCAGACTTGCAGAAGTATTTGCAGGAGCAATATAATGTAGTTTTTGAGTCCAATCAAAGTTATTATAGCTTATTTAAAGAGGCTCAAGTGAGTTGGAAAAAGACTCAAAAAAAGAATCCGGCTAAAAATGATGAATTAGTCAAAGCTAAAAAAAAAGAAATAGAGGCAAGGCTAGAAAAATGGAAACCGGAAATAGAAGCTGGAAGCCGGACGGTGCTTATGCTTGACGAATGTCATCTGCTGTGGGGTGATTTGTTAGGTTATGCGTGGGGAAGAACAGATGCAAGAATAGAAGTCCCTCTCAAAAATGAAAAAGAAAGACAGACTTATTATGGGGCTTTAGATTATCAAACCAAAGAGTTTATAGTCAAAGAATATAAAAGTGGAAACAGCGAAAATACAATCGATTTCATCGAATATTTACAAAGGAAACGACCCGGGAAAAAATTATCGATATTTTGGGATGGTGCAACTTACCATGATTCCAAGCAGTTTCGAGAATACTTAAAGACAATTAATCAAGATTTATCAGAGGAAGACTGGTTGATAAGTTGTACAAAATTTGCTCCGAACGCTCCCGAACAAAATCCAGTCGAAGATATTTGGTTGCAAGTTAAAACTTTCATTAGACAATTTTATCATCTTTGCAGCTCTTTTAAAATAGTTAAGTGGTTATTTAAGTTTTTTGCTGATGGTCAAATATTCGATTTTCCCAAAATATTTCAGTATGGAAAATTGCCACAATCTATTTAG